The sequence below is a genomic window from Lelliottia sp. JS-SCA-14.
GTATCGTTTTGCCGATTTCAACGCCGGATGGTACGCCAGTCGTAACGCCGCATTCCAGAATGCGGTAAATCGCGCAACGGGGGCGAAACTGGCCCTGGATGGCGATCTGATTGCCTACGGCAGCAGCGAAGCGGGCACGACAGAACAGGCGGTGCGTAAGCTGGCCATCAAACTGGATATGAGCAACAGCGAGATTCGCCATCAGCTGGAGAAAGGGGACAGCCTGGCGTTTGAGAAAACGCAGCTGTATCAGCAGGTTTATAAGCTGGCGGAACAGAAGAGTGGTAAGGCTTTGCCGCGAGAAATTTTGCCGGGCATTCAGCTCGAAAGCCCGAAGATTACGCGTAATCTCACCACGGCGTGGTTCGCAAAACGCGTCGACGATCGTCGGGCTCGCTGTATGTCACTGAACTAAGCGTCAGTGGTAGCGGCGCCAGCGCAGAACAAGGGCGACGATGCCGAGGATCGCGCATCCGGCGAGGAAGGGCACTAAACCAAAAATGGTGCTCACGCCGAAGCCGATATCCACGCGCGGTCGGCCCGTATCCTGGACCTGCATCAGGTGTTCATAAACGCCGGGGGCATGCACCAGAATGTTCAGCAGTTGTGAACCGGCCCAGAAGCAGAACAGCACGAACAGGGCGTAGGCGATGTTTCCCGACGTGGAGGTTCCTGGTTTTTTATCACCAAAAATCGGCTTCGCCAGTGTAAAGTCTGCCATAAAAACCTCCGATATCTCACTCTGACCATCTGCAGTCGTACAAAGTGAAGTCTGACAGGTCATCACATTTGTCAATATCAGAATCGTGGTAATTTGGCCCAGGGAATTCTCCTGGTTTATCGATTTCTGTCCTGCGTCACAGTTTACTGACTTAAGTTAAATTGATTCGCATTTAAGAATTTCCGTATCCGCCACAGACCGCGTGTGAAAACTGTGAGAGGATATCTTTTTATTCTGTCGGAGTTGCCATGAACCTGTCTGCCAAACTACGCCGCGACTGGCACTATTACGCCTTTGCGATTGGCCTGATTTTTATTCTTAACGGTATTGTCGGGCTGCTGGGATTTGAAGCGAAAGGCTGGCAAACCTATGCGGTAGGGCTGGTGACCTGGGTTATCAGTTTCTGGCTGGCGGGATTCATTATCCGCCGTCGACCACAAGAGCCGACGACGGAAAGTATTGAGAGCGCCGATAAAGCGGATTAACCGTTTACCGAGCTTTTCAGGGCGCTGTCAGCGGCGTGACGCTCCAGCGCCAGTTCGATCAGGCGAGTAATCAAATCCGGGTAGCTGATACCGCTGGCCTGCCATAGTTTTGGATACATGCTGATATTGGTGAAGCCAGGCAGCGTATTGATTTCGTTGATAATCACCTCATTCTCCGCCGTCAGGAACACGTCGACGCGCGCCATGCCGCCGCAGCCGAGCGCCTGATAGGCCTCGATGGCGATCGCACGGATCTTGTCATTGATTTCGGGATCCAGCACCGCCGGGACCACAACCTGTGCCCCTTTGTCATCAATGTATTTGGTGTCGTAGGAGTAGAAATCGCTGTTCAGCACCACTTCGCCGCAGGTACTGGCCTGCGGGAAATCGTTGCCCAGCACGGCGCATTCGATTTCGCGGCCTTTAATCCCTTGTTCAACCACCACTTTGTGGTCAAATTCAAACGCCAGACGCACGGCTTCGGTGAACTGCGCTTCGCTGGTCACTTTGCTGACGCCCACGGAAGAGCCCTGGTTCGCCGGTTTAACGAATAACGGCAGGCCAAGCTGGGAAGTGATTTGGTCAAAACTGTGCTGCTGACGATTAGCGCGGGTGAGCGTCACAAACGGGGCGATGTTCAGGCCGGCATCGCGCAGCAGGCGCTTGGTCACGTCTTTGTCCATACAGGCGGCGGAGCCGAGAACATCCGATCCGACGAACGGCAGATTCGCCATGCGCAGCATCCCCTGCAGGGAACCGTCTTCGCCCAGCGTGCCGTGCACAATTGGGAAGACGACGTCAATCTGCGAAAGCGCCTGGGCATTGCCCGCGTTAATCAGCTGGCCCTGCACCACACCTGGTACGGTGGCGACGCTGATTTCCGATGGATTGAGCGCGATATGTGCCGGATCGTCGGCATTTAACAGGTACTGGCTGGCATCGTTTACGTGCCACTGGCCCTGTTTATCAATGCCCAGCAAAACGACATCAAAACGGCTCTTATCAATCGCATCAACGATATTTTTGGCCGATTGCAGTGACACTTCGTGTTCTGCCGATTTTCCCCCAAAAACAATTCCTACCCGCTGCTTCGCCATCTTCACTTTATTCCAGTCCGACTCATCAAAGCCTATAACATACCACGATGCCCGGTGGGTTTCCCCGCCTTCTGCCATAATGTTTTGAGGTGGAAAAGAGGAGGGAATGTGCGAGGGAAAAGTCTGCTTATCTGTGTGATTCTCGCGGGAGCGGCGGCGATGGGGTATCGCTGGCTGCCGTCGTATTACAATCCTTTTGTGCCGCTAAGTCTCGACGATCCGCCGGGGAAAATCAGCCAGTTTAAGCTGCGCCGCCTGACGCCCGAGGCTTGCACTCGTTTGCTGTCAGAGGCGAACCAGAAACGGCTGATCCAGACGCAGGCGATGGCCAACAGCGCAGGGGATTGCCCCCTGAGCGACGTGGTGCGGGTGCGCAATTTCGGCCCCGTGACCCTAAGCAGCAGTTTTATCGCCAGCTGTCCGCTGGCCCTGAGCTCCGCGCTGTTTATCCAGCAGCAGGCGCGGCCTCTGACCAAAACGATGATGGGCAGCG
It includes:
- a CDS encoding DUF2755 family protein, with product MADFTLAKPIFGDKKPGTSTSGNIAYALFVLFCFWAGSQLLNILVHAPGVYEHLMQVQDTGRPRVDIGFGVSTIFGLVPFLAGCAILGIVALVLRWRRYH
- a CDS encoding DUF2754 domain-containing protein, giving the protein MNLSAKLRRDWHYYAFAIGLIFILNGIVGLLGFEAKGWQTYAVGLVTWVISFWLAGFIIRRRPQEPTTESIESADKAD
- the ddlA gene encoding D-alanine--D-alanine ligase, with the protein product MAKQRVGIVFGGKSAEHEVSLQSAKNIVDAIDKSRFDVVLLGIDKQGQWHVNDASQYLLNADDPAHIALNPSEISVATVPGVVQGQLINAGNAQALSQIDVVFPIVHGTLGEDGSLQGMLRMANLPFVGSDVLGSAACMDKDVTKRLLRDAGLNIAPFVTLTRANRQQHSFDQITSQLGLPLFVKPANQGSSVGVSKVTSEAQFTEAVRLAFEFDHKVVVEQGIKGREIECAVLGNDFPQASTCGEVVLNSDFYSYDTKYIDDKGAQVVVPAVLDPEINDKIRAIAIEAYQALGCGGMARVDVFLTAENEVIINEINTLPGFTNISMYPKLWQASGISYPDLITRLIELALERHAADSALKSSVNG
- a CDS encoding extensin family protein yields the protein MRGKSLLICVILAGAAAMGYRWLPSYYNPFVPLSLDDPPGKISQFKLRRLTPEACTRLLSEANQKRLIQTQAMANSAGDCPLSDVVRVRNFGPVTLSSSFIASCPLALSSALFIQQQARPLTKTMMGSDLTRVEHLGSFACRNIYHRPDARRSEHASADALDISGFQLADGQRVTVLTGWRNEKTQPWLQALLSASCDYYGNGLGPEYNAAHANHFHLGMRGFGLCR